TTCAAAAAATAATGTTCCACAATTAATCCCAAGCTGTCTTTCAACAGAACAGTTATATATACACCAAGTCAAACCATTACCCTACCGTTACCTCCACGTCCTGCTCATGATCACCATCATTATCCTTTCAATCCCTCTATAAATTAATTCTCAGTTCTTCTAATCATCTTGTTTTTCTGTAAGCAATAATATTAAGCAAGCAAGCACACCAAAAGGCCAACGTTAATGGCATCTTTCTTAATGGGCTCATGCAAAGTCTTCTTGTTCTCGTTTATTTTCTATTCCATTCTGCTCCCCTTTGTCACTTCCACTCAGTTTCTTGTTGGTGGTGACAATGGCTGGACTCTCCCTAAGAAAGATGACCCAATGTTTAATGATTGGGCTTCCAGAAATAGGTTTAAAGTTAATGACACTGTTTGTGagtacttttttctttctctttccaatttttatattctttaattccTTGCAATCTATTTTTCCCAGTTGATGAAATACTATTACTACTTACTTGTGTTTATAGTATCGTCATTTAGTTTACATGAAAACAAAAGTCTTAAGCACTACTGGGCATGATTTGAACATATTACCAGTCACTAATTTAAGTAATCATGTGTTCATCTTGTAATTTTTGCTTATTTCTCATACAGAAGTCACTTAATTTAATCACTTGTAATAAAAGAACTGAGCTTCTTCTTTGTTTATAGTAAGTAGAGCATGACTTGAAAAATGAGCATTCTTTGTGGTTATGAATACAGACTTCAAGTACGAGAAAGATTCAGTTATGGTAGTGACAGAGGAAGAGTACAAGAAATGCAGATCAGCACATCCCATATTCTTCTCCAACAATGGGGACACCGTGTTCATGTTTGATAGACCTGGTTTGTTCTATTTCATTAGTGGGGTTAATGGACACTGCGAGAGAGGGCAGAAGATGATCATCAAAGTGTTGGAAATAGAAAGCCCGCCACCTGATAACTCTGGAAATCAAACAGACAATTCCACAAAGAAAAATGGTGCCACTGAAATTGCATCCATTTCATCAACAATCACCATCCTTCTTAGCTTGTCTTTCCTTGGGTTGCTTCTTCTTTAATTATCATCTGTTCTTTGCAATAGTGATgatgcttttattttgttatattaattcctttaattttattttcttcatgtATGAAGCGTAATACAGAATATTGTTAGCTTGGTTTTCGTTAATGATTTTGACTAAAATGCTAGATTGAAGAATTTGGAGTTTCTAATGAATAGTCTCTTCAGGAACCTGCAGGGAATTAGTCTCTCATTGCGTGAACCTGTGAAGAATATAATTACAGAAATAGAGCTAATAATCATCATAAAATTGCAGTAACAAACATCAAAGTAAAGCAACCTCTATGGCTTcttcataacatatataattaaaattgtcCCCATTAATTACCCTGTGGatgatattcttaaaattatctAGAGATCTCCTTGTGCTCATGAAAACTAGTACATTTTCTCCTCCAccacaagaaaaaagaaaaagaaaaggtgagAGACAGAAGCCTATTTCATAAGCTGATATCACATACTGTGAAAATGACATAATTTCAATAAGAAATGCCTTTCCCTACGAAGTTCTTGAACTCAAAACTCATAATTTGACACCCTAATGTACTGTGAGAATTATTCCAAGTAAAAAAGAATCCAACATGGAAACCTCTCCTTTCCACATTTGTATGGGGTCTGGCCTCAtagggtttttcttttttattattaaaaaaaaaaaaagatttcaattagttcatataaaattgattagaGTATTGTTGCAAGAAGCCCTctaaacaataatataaagcTAGATTGCAAGTTATAATGAATGGGTAGATATAAATTAGGCAAGGAATTGTCAAAGCTAAGGAATATATATGATGAAAGCACACTCCACTGCGAAAAAAGCAGGCATGAATTCTCATAATTAGGGTTCTCCATTGGCCTGCCTTAGAAGGCATTGTTTATACTTCTAACactataattttaatcatgCCCAACGTGGATAATTATATCCCACTCCCTCTATTTTTCCTTGTTTAATCCAAGTCAGGTGTTCCCTTTCATGGGTctttgattatataatttttccttttttattttcttatatatagtactatataatatttatttaagcaATTAGAGAagtgtaattttttatttattattttcatttatggtGGAATATAATTATAGATGAAGcctgtattaataaaatataatatatattatctgATGTAACcctaatattaatattttaaaaattagaaaatcttTTTTGTAGAAGTCTTTTTTtctcaagaaaatgaaataaaaaaaaataaaaaggagaaggagaatAAGAAGTCCTCCTCCATGGCAAAAGCAATAAATTGTCCTCATTGATTTATAGTGTTTGATATCAATAGCAAAAGCAGTAAATAAATTCTcctcattttaattaattatgattcTCATTTTTCCAATTGTATAAGCATAAGGTATTAATTAAGATGATCTCAACTTAATTATCCAGGGAACTACACATCTTAGTTTTATGCATACTTAATGACACCATCATTTCTTGTATTTTACTGAAAATTAGTAAGAACCAATAGAATATGTATGAAATTGAAGAAGTTAATGTCTTTTTTAATTAGCTAGATtagtttataaaaagaaaaagttaccAATTTAGTTAGTTACTTATTTTTACATGagtttaattaacttaatttggTTCTTCTTTTGAGGGAAAAAGTGACACAAATTTTATGTTCGATAgcataagaaaaagagaaaaaaaaactaatgtATGTCATCATTCACCCCTTAATGGATACAacccatttttatttaagtgaAAGTAAAGCAAAGATTGATCTTAGAAATCAAATCATCTCAGTTTTATTGGTTTGAATCAAATCAAACCCATTTCTTAATTAGTCATTAATAACCACTTGATGTGGAAAATCACCATCAAATCTAGGAATATTAACCCATCAATGGTGTAGAATACAAGTCTAAATACAGTATTTAGAGAAATCATGTAGCTGAACCCACTACAAACCTTTTTCCTTTGTTTCACTTTAGAAAaagattttactttaattattcacattattattatgagaaaTTTGCCAGCGGACCCCACAGCTTCCAAACGGTTAGGGCTGACACATTTTGGCCGTtacaaacaataaattttgaatccctcaattcaaaataatttacccAGCAGCCCTCCATTTACTACTCTTTCCACtccaatttcttttcaagatttttGGTTCTCTTCCCTCACAAATTAAATTCTAGAAGAGTGCAAGAAGCAAAAAGAGTACTCACACTTATACTTCACTTCAAAATCTGAACTTCCCGGCTTCACGACCAACCGTCCGATCTGCCTCCAAATCAATAGCTCAGATTTTCCCCTAAATTAAAAACTCACAAAGTTGAATCTTGATCTTCCCTTCCCtctcttttcaattttctttctacTTTTAGCTGCAGCCCAGGTTTATATTTCATCAATTCTTTCACTATctgataaaattttcaaactttcTTGAAATTTGAGCAGTTTCTTGAACTGGGCCAGTGAAAATCCATCCGGGTATGTTTGAATAGCGAGAAAATTATAGAATGCCAGTGTCAACCAGGTCCCAGAACAACAGCCATGAACAAAGTGGCACAGACCCAGATCAAAGAACCAGAAGTAGATCAGTTCAAGAAGATTCCCATAATAATGTTCCACTGAGAAATCCACATCATGGgttgaaagaaaagatgaaGGCTTTAACTCTATTATATGAACAGCAAAAGAGAGCTTCTTTGGCTTATAGGAACCAATCTCCTAAACCTGAAGAGAAGCGATTCTTGACACACCCAAGTGCGGATCTTGTTAGTTCTTGCAACAAAAGAGAGAATGATTTTAAAGAAAGTAAAGAGAGTTCAGAGCAAGATAATGTAATGAGGGAGAATATAGTGCCGGCAGTCACTACATTGCCTAATGCAAAGCCTAATTCTATAGTCACAAGAACTTTTGTATTACCACAACCACCTAGTGATGATGCTAAGGAGAATTTTGTGATGGGTCCAGATCGTGTTATTGGGTTCTCTACAGGTTTAAGAAAGGCCAGTGTTTCAAATACGGTTGCAAGGAAGCTTTCAATGGGAAGTTCAGTGCCACAAGCAGAACCAAGAGGGTTTCTTGGGAACAAAAATTTGCAGGAAGTGGAAAAATTGGAGGCTGTTTCAGGGAAAAATGATGATGGTGGCAGTCGAATTTCGGTATTTGTGAGACTTAGGCCAATGTCCAAGAAGGAAAGAGAGGCGGGTATGCGATGCTGTGTGAGGATTGTGAATAGAAAAGATGTTTACTTGACCGAGTTTGCTCATGAGAATGATTATCTTAGGTTGAAGAGGCTTCGCGGACGGCATTTTACCTTTGATTCTTCGTTCCCCGATTCTACTTCTCAACAGGAAGTTTACTCTACCACGTGAGTGCTTAAAATTCATGGTTCGATTTTTATGTGTTTCAATTTACACTTGACATGGCTTTATGTACAGTTGCTTGAACACCCTttgatgtttatattttatatgtgtTTGTTTTGATTCACATTTGATGTCATTATGTTTAATTACTGACAAAAAAGTAAAGTGGTTTTGAAACAAAATGATCCTATGAGTCTAAGAGTTTAGCTGTTTTAGTTTGCAAGGAAAACAGAAAAAGCATGGAATGTGAACCTTAAGTTAATTCTCCTATGGACTTCTTGTTTATTAATGCAATTGGTGACTATATACTAAGATTATTTAATTCCATTTCTGCTCTATTCTGCGAGCAACAGAAATGGAGATCAAGTCTTAGTATAGGAAAATCTGTAGCTACATGCTGCTTTAAATTGCAATATAATGTTTGTGCCCACACATTTCACTGTCACCAAGTTAAAATTCCAGTCACTATGAAGTACCAATTTTAGCTAGATTGTTTAACCAAAAAGGGTGACCAATTGGACTGAATTTTCAGGACAGCAGAGCTTGTGGAAGCAGTTTTACAAGGGAGGAATGGGTCAGTATTCTGCTATGGTGCCACAGGTGCTGGGAAAACATATACAATGCTTGGGACAATGGAGAATCCTGGAGTGATGGTTTTGGCAATTAAGGATCTTTTTACCAAGATTAGACAGAGAAGTTGTGATGGCAACCATGTGGTTCATCTTTCTTATCTTGAGGTTTATAACGAAACTGTAAGAGATTTGCTCTCTCCTGGAAGACCGCTGGTGCTTAGAGAAGATAAGCAGGTCCGCCTCTACTTTATATTCATCACATTTCCTCAGTTTTCTGTTTCTGTTACTTTTGCTGGATCGACAACGTGACATGGTATCTTTGAAAATCATTCAATTGTGTACTATTTTCTTGCATAAAAGATGCTGCCGTAGACCTAAACGTGCCCTCTATAATTTATGGCATCCTAATTTTCCTTAATTCTGAACCTTTTAAGACATGGAAGATTATCTGAAGAACTACAAGTTCAATTTTGTTCGTTATAGATTTTGATATAACATGAATGACATCTTGTTGCAATGTAACAGGGAATTATAGCAGCAGGTCTTACTCAGTACAGAGCTTATTCTACAGATGAAGTAATTTCCAACTTCCATATATGACAACTTTAACGTTCAGtgggtttattttattttcttttgtgaaGTTTAGTAGTTATGTAATTGGGAAAGAATCATCTATGTGGTGGTAGGTAATGGCATTGCTTCAAAGAGGAAATCAAAATCGAACAACTGAACCTACTCGTGCCAATGAAACCTCTTCAAGATCACATGCTATTCTTCAGGTAATCATCATTCCTTTCTGCATCTTATGATTTCATGGAAAGGTTGTTGCTTCATAGTTTTTTATTTCagttgtttaaatattattgtgcTGCTGTCAGGTTATTGTTGAATACCGTGTAAAGGATGCTTCCATGAATATCGTCAATAGAGTTGGGAAACTGTCACTCATTGATCTTGCTGGATCAGAGAGAGCCCTAGCAACTGATCAGAGAACACTTAGATCGCTTGAGGGTGCTAATATTAATCGGTCACTCCTTGCACTGAGCAGCTGCATCAATGCTCTTGTTGAGGGTAAAAGGCACATACCATACAGAAACTCAAAGCTGACTCAACTCCTCAAGGACTCATTAGGAGGAACTTGCAACACTATAATGATAGCAAATATCAGCCCAAGCAATCTCTCTTTCGGTGAAACTCAAAACACGCTGCATTGGGCTGATCGAGCCAAGGAGATCCGGACCAAGGTTACATTCATTTGGTTTTGTTGAACTCATTGTTGCAATATTCATCTTGAAGTTCTGTTGcacttaatttgataatttttatagtagTTGTAGCATGATAATTGGCATTTTCTCTTCAACttttgttaattctttttaacagCCGTGTTCAATTGCAGGCATGCGAGGCAAATGCAGAAATTCAACAGCTTCCAGAATCTGAAGCTGATCAGGCCAAGTTATTACTTGAACTGCAAAAAGAGAATCGCGAATTGCGAGTACAGTTAGCTCGTCAGCAACAAAAGCTACTGACTCTCCAGGCACAATCCCTGGCTGCAAATGCCTCTCCAACCCCCTCATCGGTTTCTTCTCTCTTGACTCCTCCATCTAATGCCCAACCAaatgaaaaaaggaaaacaagaCCTTCCTTTTTAGGTAGGAACTGTTTCACTCCAGAATCCAGGAGAAAGGTAGCAGATGAGACGGTTAGAGAGCTTCAACAAAATGTCAAGGCATTAGAGGCAGAGATTGAGAGAATGAAGAAAGATCATGCTTTCCAGTTAAAGCAGAAAGATGATCAAATTCGCGAGCTTTCTCGAAAGAGTGACAAACCATCAGGAGTTTCAGGAGCAAAGAGGGTAGTCACTAGGGCTAGCTTAAGACCAAAGGAATCAAACATTGGTGAACTGAAGAGTCCAAGCCATCGTTTTCGATCACCAATTCCAACTGCGAAGAAACGAAGCTTTTGGGACATAACAACAGCTAACAGCCCATCTGTGGCTACACTAAATGGAAGGAAAACTAGAAGTCATGTGATTGTAGAACCTGCAGCAGCTCCGTCCATGCTTCTTCAGGTATAGTGACTGACCTCTCATTATGTCCcctatatcataaaataaaaataaaatagaaaagaaagactATATACCAGTTCAAAGAGGTTTGAACATGCAACTATGCTAACAAGAAAAGACCGCAAAGCTATCCATGGACATGGGCAAgcacaaatattttatttttatgaatatgagttTCTTTTTCTGCAACTGATGCAGCTTGCATATCCATGTTTCTGGTTTGTGTTCCTTTTTGGACCACACATCGTCAATTGCATCATTCAGCCAGGTTTTGCTCGTCAAAGACCCTGATGATACTTTGAAGTAGCAATATAGCAAGACGAGGAAGCAATACAAAACGAAACCAAATAATTGGAAGgtgattaaaaaagaaaaagcatgaAGATAACAGTGTTCATCAGGTGTGCTTTTTTATCTGTTCCTGAGACATCCTCTGCTCGAGCTGGCGGTTTGACATGGAAGAAACAATTATGCTTTGGCAAGTGGTGATGGTGGTTGATCATTGTTTTCCTGTACTAGTCTGTTGTGATCGACAAAGTCTTACAGAAGAAATTGTGCTAGTTATTACgttcaacttttttttttttttctgaaattgATTCCTCCCGTTCATCAAGTACATACTCCCAGAAATGAGTATTTATTCATCCTTTGTCCAACTCTTACTGTATGGAAAAGAAATCATTTATATTCCATGTCACCCTGAAGAATCAACATAAAAAATCAGTTGATTTAAGTTTCATGAGCTACAATTCATTTCTGTTTGGGAGCATCTATAAACAGTAGAATTGGCCAAATTTGTTATTTCAAGCTACTCCTTTCTTGCTCTCACTGCTGATATGTTCCATCTGTCGGGTAGTATTTCAGAAAGATAATATTCCAGAATGCCtaagaaagaattttattttatatacatgcATCCTCTATTTAGCTTGTAAAGAGCCAAATGGCGGCACTAGAGCCGCATGCTCAAGAATCAGGCCAAAAGTCTAATTATAATGGAAATCAATAGATTACTCCGAGATTGTTTGCCTGAACAATCAATCTGTCGagtgatattataaaaaattcttttcaGATTTTAAGCATGCCTCAGGTTTACcttgtttttcaattttggCTAAAACTATCATTTAAGAATTCTACACAAATGTTACTTTATTGCTGGTTTTGAAAATATCAAGAATTGTTTTTGACCCATAAGCACCTTTGGAAATATCAAGTAGCAGCTTTTTCCTCCTTTCAGTTATTTTAGGATATGAAAGACATTATATCAGACATATATGAAAAAGCCAGAAGCCATTTGTGATCCTGTCATCTGCAGAAAATCCTATTTTACTATAGAATAAGGGAAATGAAGCCCTCGAAAGTCATATATATCAGCTCTTTGATTTCCCTGTCCAACCTAACATCTCTTCATATTTTTCGAGAAGCTATTTTATAGTTCTCTTGTGACAGCAAAAAATTACATTATGGACACAAATTTAGGTGCAGTTTGGCATGGGAACTTTCATTACATCTTTCGGCGACGTGTCCAAACCAACTTGACCTAAATTTATAGAAAGGGAGAAGGGTTGGTCACAAATTCCCTTGTCACGTCAAATCCTAAATCTGATTGCAATAGCACTTCCCCACAAATCGCCATTTTAAGTATATACTGCATTACTTATATTAGAAGGAACGTTCTGGTTTTAGGaagagttttattttatttttaatccttttaaGTGGGCATGTAACTACTTGCAGATACTGAATACTTTGTCGTATTTATTATTCTCCCCCAAGTGTCACtcaatacataaaattaaactgtacagaacaaaatagaaagttgGAGAGTCACTTGGATGTTTTGGATCTAACCAGTGTACCACTGGACCAACACTACATTTTCttgatagtatttttattttttggagaGTCACTTGGATGTTGACAGACGGCAAGTGAGCTATTACCCAAGAAGTGATTGGTACTGTTGCAGTACTCTTTCTCAACTTTTTCAACCTATTTCGAGTATGGTACTGAAATAGCTCGGCAGATGCACCTTTGGCGCTGCAAGGTTAGCTCGGCTGGACCACTTTGGCCCTAACTAGATTCATCTGATCAAGCTGATTTTTGTGCCCACATGATTAAACTCCAGCAATGTCTGTCCTGATATCTTAAGGACAAAGTTTTATCCATCATTATTAGGGACTGTATCTTACAAGCTTGATCTAAGTTTTTGACACCTTGCTTTGCAGGTTAAATATATAGTCCACATCACTGATAGAACATTCCACCTTCTCTTGttctctttaatttctaaCCCTATTGATATATGTTGTCTGTTACCATCACAATCAAATTTTACATCTCCTAGTTAAGCTTTGCTACTGGCCAGTGATTCTTCATGACCAGTACTTAACTTTTGTCTCATGGCACCTTGGTGTTTGGTTAAAAGATCACTAGGAAAGGTGtacttaagaaaaatttagtatGACCACTTGTCATCTGCTTGCCACATAAAAATGTGAGTTCACAAAGATGGTGGCTCTGCATTTTCTTCGAAAATCGATGGAGAGTAACAATAAGTAATGCTATATTTAACCGGAGAATTAGGGTATGCAGACCACTTTTTACCCCATACTGAAGTAATATCTATCTTTACCATAGAATACTGGTAAAAGCAGCATGCTGTACCTCTGcaatataatctttatttgttcttgatgTGCATTCAGAACAGCCTTCCTTACCAGGCCAAgtacctttttttttccttgcataatcaatataaaacatataatgATACACTAAAAAGTTAGCTTGTGTAGATTCTTCAGTCCTTAATTTATACGAAATCTTTACTGCTTTTGATACTGTATGGTACCATTTAATAGTGATTGTGAAACTTTCTTTCCTACTCACTGGTATACTTCCCACTTTCTCtcaaaccaaacaaaatataaatgcTGTTGCTTTTACCCTTTTCAAGGGCTGGTATGATATCTAAATTTGATCCATTTTTTTCCATCCCCATTAAATGCAAAGGTACCAATATTGTACAAAGTAGACATATCATATGCAGATTCAGACAATCTCACATGACAGTTGGAGTGTTACTTCACACAAGTAAATACACTATGTATAAGTAgatcttcaaatttttcccTCATacaaaaacattaaataatcattttaagaggtgtttctttttctaatatatatatatataacacgCTCACCGTGTGCATGTCGTCTgcattatttatcaatatacttACACTGAGAATTTAATATGTAGATGGTGCTAAAGACCATTTTTGGTTCCATTGATTGCCTGCCATTTTAAGATCCCAAAATCCAACTCCACCCAgaattctattttctttttcttcttttcctttgaaGTGGGCATGGACCATGTTACACACTAGAGCGGCTATAAGCATAAACAAAAGAGGACATCCAATAGGTACAGAGACAAGAGAGGTGGCAATGTAGCGAGTAGGAGGGTCTATACACATGAGTTATAGAGTTTTAGAGAAAGTATTAATGGGAGAGGGGCAAGGCAACTTTAGGGCTTTTAGGCAAAGTTTGCATTCAGTGGAGTGGAGTAATTATGGTATAAAGCAATGTGGCCTTTGCTTTATGTATAGCAAACAACTTTTGAATCTTTTGAAGAATGATTGAGCAGATGATGCAAAATTAAAAACACAACCTCGATTTCTGCGCTTGTTGATTATCTTAACggattctttttttctgtttttttttttttggtccTAGCTGTAATCCACACCATTATCTGTTTATATTGCCACTAACTcccttccctttcttttcttttttcttttcctttttcctttttcttccgAGCTGATGTAGCATTGTTCGGTTGCTCTCACAGGATACTATTATGGTAGATCTCACATGCTTCGGTGTGAGTTATATGAATTACTCTGCACTATTAATGCGCGTTTCACGGATAAAATCCGCCCCTCTATtgaaaaacatataaatgagatggtaatttaatttaactaaaattttgaatatttttctagtATATATAATCTAAAGTTAGTATAGTGTGTGTCGGATAGTACTCTTACGGATGACTAAATactctcttaaggatttaaaCGCAGTTGTATACTCAAGATTCAAACTCAAAGTCTTGGTTAAGTTAAAAAAGACTCTTATCATCTCATTTATGCACTCTTGGGtagttttgaatttaaattttaagtacaCAAcagtattaaaaattttgaacgTGTCAAACCAGAATTAGACGAAGATATATAGCTCGGAGGCGTAGAACAAAAATTCGTTTATTCACATCAAGCTTTCGCGGGGCTCATTCAAGACTTACTCGAATTATTattcaacaaaaaataaaagctttgaCTTTGACCTATCGGGATAGagataaatagaaaatgaatttttatcgTTTGTGGGTCACTCGGATAAATGCAGTAATTTGCAAAAATAAGATATCCTTTAGTTATAgtagattaataaataatctgTACAAGAGAGAGTACTTCTTAATCATAAAATACTTGCACAAATAGCTATATTAAATAGGAATCGGTACACTTTAGATTACTATCTCATAAGAAATCCATTGCATCAATTGGATGTATTATTAAGCGGATAAGAAGTTTGAAGTCGGAATCTCCTATACTAAGGTGAAGTATCATATAAAACATTATTAGTTTGGATCTCACACATAAACCTGGCGGATAGAAAATTAGAACCTTAGAATTTCCTTTTAATATCCCACACTAAGGTTGTCCACTTGCTTTagtcctcttttctttttctgttcaGAGATAGGAGAAGTGGATTAGCGATGACGATAAAGCCTTGAAACTAGGAGAAATGGATCCATCTGCAATAATCAGAGACTCTATAGcttcatattataattatctaatCATCTAAATGAGGCATTTTAACCTTACTTAGGAAGTGAAGAgattcaaaagagaaaacataATTCGAATCTACCTAATATCTGAAGAGTCACACCATTAGGCTAAAGGCCTCAAGAAACCCTTTTCGAAGCTGACCATAATTCCCATGTGAAagggtttatttttctttactttacctttttttttttttctcttttcttcaatttcattcaaaaatttaagatCTTAATAGTGAAGCTTTGAGATTTAGCAGAAGAATCAAATGACATGGTAAGAAAAGGCAGTCAACAAATGACAAAGTTCTATTCAGCTGTCAGGAACTCTATATTTTgtgtgtattttttaatttattttcctttagtTGTTTTTGCCCTTTATCCTTTGCTTTTGATGACTTCTATGATTaggctttaataaaaaaataaaaattcttggGATCAATCCACACAGAATTTTTGCACCCAAAAACAATCATTGGAACATATTACACTTTTGGACCAAATGCTGAAAATTTCATTATGAGATAGATATATGAACATGTATAATTGCCATAATATCCTAGCAGAG
The Ricinus communis isolate WT05 ecotype wild-type chromosome 1, ASM1957865v1, whole genome shotgun sequence DNA segment above includes these coding regions:
- the LOC107262510 gene encoding mavicyanin-like, with translation MASFLMGSCKVFLFSFIFYSILLPFVTSTQFLVGGDNGWTLPKKDDPMFNDWASRNRFKVNDTVYFKYEKDSVMVVTEEEYKKCRSAHPIFFSNNGDTVFMFDRPGLFYFISGVNGHCERGQKMIIKVLEIESPPPDNSGNQTDNSTKKNGATEIASISSTITILLSLSFLGLLLL
- the LOC8264550 gene encoding kinesin-like protein KIN-8A isoform X1, whose protein sequence is MPVSTRSQNNSHEQSGTDPDQRTRSRSVQEDSHNNVPLRNPHHGLKEKMKALTLLYEQQKRASLAYRNQSPKPEEKRFLTHPSADLVSSCNKRENDFKESKESSEQDNVMRENIVPAVTTLPNAKPNSIVTRTFVLPQPPSDDAKENFVMGPDRVIGFSTGLRKASVSNTVARKLSMGSSVPQAEPRGFLGNKNLQEVEKLEAVSGKNDDGGSRISVFVRLRPMSKKEREAGMRCCVRIVNRKDVYLTEFAHENDYLRLKRLRGRHFTFDSSFPDSTSQQEVYSTTTAELVEAVLQGRNGSVFCYGATGAGKTYTMLGTMENPGVMVLAIKDLFTKIRQRSCDGNHVVHLSYLEVYNETVRDLLSPGRPLVLREDKQGIIAAGLTQYRAYSTDEVMALLQRGNQNRTTEPTRANETSSRSHAILQVIVEYRVKDASMNIVNRVGKLSLIDLAGSERALATDQRTLRSLEGANINRSLLALSSCINALVEGKRHIPYRNSKLTQLLKDSLGGTCNTIMIANISPSNLSFGETQNTLHWADRAKEIRTKACEANAEIQQLPESEADQAKLLLELQKENRELRVQLARQQQKLLTLQAQSLAANASPTPSSVSSLLTPPSNAQPNEKRKTRPSFLGRNCFTPESRRKVADETVRELQQNVKALEAEIERMKKDHAFQLKQKDDQIRELSRKSDKPSGVSGAKRVVTRASLRPKESNIGELKSPSHRFRSPIPTAKKRSFWDITTANSPSVATLNGRKTRSHVIVEPAAAPSMLLQLAYPCFWFVFLFGPHIVNCIIQPGFARQRP
- the LOC8264550 gene encoding kinesin-like protein KIN-8A isoform X2; translated protein: MPVSTRSQNNSHEQSGTDPDQRTRSRSVQEDSHNNVPLRNPHHGLKEKMKALTLLYEQQKRASLAYRNQSPKPEEKRFLTHPSADLVSSCNKRENDFKESKESSEQDNVMRENIVPAVTTLPNAKPNSIVTRTFVLPQPPSDDAKENFVMGPDRVIGFSTGLRKASVSNTVARKLSMGSSVPQAEPRGFLGNKNLQEVEKLEAVSGKNDDGGSRISVFVRLRPMSKKEREAGMRCCVRIVNRKDVYLTEFAHENDYLRLKRLRGRHFTFDSSFPDSTSQQEVYSTTTAELVEAVLQGRNGSVFCYGATGAGKTYTMLGTMENPGVMVLAIKDLFTKIRQRSCDGNHVVHLSYLEVYNETVRDLLSPGRPLVLREDKQGIIAAGLTQYRAYSTDEVMALLQRGNQNRTTEPTRANETSSRSHAILQVIVEYRVKDASMNIVNRVGKLSLIDLAGSERALATDQRTLRSLEGANINRSLLALSSCINALVEGKRHIPYRNSKLTQLLKDSLGGTCNTIMIANISPSNLSFGETQNTLHWADRAKEIRTKACEANAEIQQLPESEADQAKLLLELQKENRELRVQLARQQQKLLTLQAQSLAANASPTPSSVSSLLTPPSNAQPNEKRKTRPSFLGRNCFTPESRRKVADETVRELQQNVKALEAEIERMKKDHAFQLKQKDDQIRELSRKSDKPSGVSGAKRVVTRASLRPKESNIGELKSPSHRFRSPIPTAKKRSFWDITTANSPSVATLNGRKTRSHVIVEPAAAPSMLLQPGFARQRP